The genome window AAAAGAGTCGAAATTTTATCGTGAGATAGTTTTTGTCCGTCTTTGTATGTCAGCTTTACGAATTTATTTTCAAGACTCACCTGCACGTCGGCGACTTCAGGCTGTTCTTTGAATTTTTTAGTAATACCTTGAGCACAGAAAGAACACACCATTCCCTTCACACCCACAGTTTCAACTTCGCCGG of Bdellovibrio bacteriovorus contains these proteins:
- a CDS encoding heavy-metal-associated domain-containing protein; protein product: GEVETVGVKGMVCSFCAQGITKKFKEQPEVADVQVSLENKFVKLTYKDGQKLSHDKISTLLKEAGYEVSFSK